One window of the Rhizobiaceae bacterium genome contains the following:
- a CDS encoding GtrA family protein — MPRIAGFLVVGAIGFAVDACVLAFLVAVTPLGPFAARLVSIAIALAATWLLNRTFTFGPSSRSVAVEGTRYGGVGIATSLANYLVYSALLVVFPAMPPLFALVVASVAAMTLSFIGYSRLVFDR, encoded by the coding sequence ATGCCGAGAATCGCCGGCTTCCTGGTGGTCGGCGCCATCGGCTTCGCCGTCGACGCCTGCGTGCTGGCGTTTCTCGTCGCCGTCACACCGCTCGGACCGTTCGCAGCGCGGCTGGTTTCGATCGCCATCGCGCTCGCCGCGACCTGGCTGCTGAACCGCACCTTCACCTTCGGCCCGAGCAGCCGCTCCGTCGCGGTAGAGGGAACCCGCTATGGCGGGGTGGGCATCGCGACATCGTTGGCGAACTATCTCGTCTATTCGGCCCTGCTGGTCGTGTTTCCAGCCATGCCGCCGCTTTTCGCACTCGTCGTCGCCTCGGTCGCGGCGATGACCCTTTCCTTCATCGGCTACTCGCGGCTGGTGTTCGACAGGTAG